AGGCGCGTCCCGGCGCAGGGGCGCTACATCGCCACTCTGGCAAATCTGGCATAACACTTGCTCAAGCCACGTCATCCTCCTTTGAAACCCCGATGGACGACGGATTATTGGCATGGCGAAGAGTGACGCAGTGAAAGACCCCGCCGCTAAAGGCAAACTCAAGTTGATCCTGCTGCTGGTACTGGCCCTGCTTCTGGCGGTCGGCCTGTCGGTAGGCGCTACCTGGTTCTTCATGCACAAGAGCGGGTCGGAACCGACACCCGAGGCGGCGCAGAGCAACGTCAAGCCGGCGGCGATCTACGAACCCCTGGCCCCGGCCTTCGTGGTCAACTTCAACCAGAATGGCCGGCAGCGCTACATGCAGGTGAGCATCACCATGCAGGGTCGCAGCCA
This sequence is a window from Pseudomonas maumuensis. Protein-coding genes within it:
- the fliL gene encoding flagellar basal body-associated protein FliL, which gives rise to MAKSDAVKDPAAKGKLKLILLLVLALLLAVGLSVGATWFFMHKSGSEPTPEAAQSNVKPAAIYEPLAPAFVVNFNQNGRQRYMQVSITMQGRSQADLEALKVHMPVIRNNLVMMFSGQGFDTLAASSVGQEMLRQKATAVVQEVAQKEVGRPVVDQLLFTNFVLQ